The stretch of DNA AGGGGAATGCCAGGGAGTACTCAGGGAGGCTACTACCGCAAAATCTAGTAACCAGGCTTGATATGGATATGCTGCCACCAGGGGTAACCACGCCACCCGAGCAAATATGTCCAGCAGGAACGGTGGCCACCCAGGGTACGATCCAACCACCAGGGGTTCCACCACCACCAAGGATATCGCAGACGTACCCCATGGTACTGAATCCTGTGGGATTAGGAGCACTGACTCCAGATCCCATATTAACAACCAGCAGCACGCCCGTGGTACCAGGGAGCAGTCCAGGGGAACAGTCAGCAAGAAACGCATACCCCAGGATGTGCTCCTATATGCCACATACTCCAGCGGCCAGTTCAGGCCCATTGTAAACTCAACACCACTACCTGGAAGCTACATGGTACCTCCTTACATGCCAGGAGGAACACCAAATCCATATGGAGTCTACTCAGTACCCCACTGTAACACCCGCTTTTTTCTGCCATAATATTAGTTAATGGCGAGTTTTAAATTTTATtaaattattttatatattttctaAGCCGACGTATTTATTTAATATGATAGTATGTCTTTTTATAATTCGTATTTATTTGAAATGTTAGTACATTTTTATAATATATTTATTAACTATtttgaaatcatattttaatattAAAATGTGTGTGGTTTTAAATAGACCGCGTTATTTTATTAAACCGTCTTGAGAGAGTTTAAacgctaaattttatttaaactataACTGATTAACCGAGTCAAATCCATGAGATAGAGTTGTTACTGAAACAACCCATATCCCACGAAGTTAGGGTTATAATCGTACGTTTCCATTAGAAACAGTTGTTTAGCACGCAGCTTTTCCTAAATCACCCGGCATCAAATACTTCTCTTTCTTCTTCGTCATTTTTCTCCATTTCAAACACTCCATTTCGGCAATTCCGTTCTCTCTCGTTTCTTAACGATTTTCagaaattttaaggaattaaaacTGAGATTTTCAGAaatgaaaggctatataaattaaAACTGAgattttggaatcggtaaccaaatacttctcaacaatgtagcttagtctcatcatctcaagtactcaatacaacctcaaggtttataaaactatagggttaacaaatacttctcaacaatgtagcttagtctcactctcataccatacctcaagtagtaatcaagatcactcacttGGACCAACTAATAATTCCAAAATAAGCATTTCTCAGCTGGTAATatacacattatcaaactctcatgtccaaagtgattacgaaagccaatcacaaactcgacttacttagtcaatcctacatcctcaaatccaccaatcaatttcatccattttaagtcaagcacTAGGCACTAGTATCCGAAGACACGTCTCACTATACTTCCCGAGCCTTTTAAATCCCAAacttaaacaacaaagccaagttctataaccttagtaacaaatgcaactcacacttgacaacacAAATAATTCCACTAAACATCCACACTCACTTCATCAAGGAACTACGTATAGGAAacattaagtatgtctcatcacgcCACCTAAatctttccaacatcacaacctctcaaaaccagggttaagggtcagacataaacaatctcctcaaaagtcgaattttctaaccaaggtcaacattcctcaaaagaaagagtactatcaaaaaggcgttaagggaggataagcaaggaacaaaggacaagttaggagggcacaagagtaactttcaaggaaagagaaaagagagtttagaagaataAATAAGCATCAAGAATTAGAAGAATGAGGCAAGATACACAAAGGATGagaaatatcttcgaggaagtagaagaattcttcaaaggttgaacaaatttTCAATTCTCGggaataggcaccaaatcttgaacttcacgtaggtaagctcacggtcattgatccaagggtacaaaaatgATTGGCAACCAACAAAcaggttagaacctaacaaagagcaaacacactacagattaccaccttaggtccttaagtctacccatctctcattttaGTCATTAGGGTTATTTGGGTTTACCGAGTGTAAGCGTCGGGAGCAaccatgctctgataccaactgtaacgaCCACGGTAAAAAAAGAATATAAAATAagttcaaggtggcggaaacaccctgACACCGCGGTAGCTACTAAAAAAAGAGTTCTCAAAAGGAAATACATGGTCTACGGGGAATAAATACCCCTATATCCGAAATGAAATAAAGACTAAAACCAAGAGTCAAATAAAAACTAATAGAGTGCGCTAAACAAAGGCGCTCGCTATCTCACTCGATGCAACCCCAGCAAATAATAATAAGAAACCATCAACCACCTGTCAGTCATAAGAATgacagccacagtcagtggggagtaactcggacgTCCTCCCAGCCATATTACATCACGATAAAGCAACTAAGTAATTAAGATAGATCAATAATGAACAAATGACTTACCAATAAACATATTATACAATTAAAATTATAAGCTCATTATAATTTAGTCACACTTTAAACTAAATaaatcaaatgactcatttaatAAACGTAAACTTATTAAACCAACTTATTAAATCAGTTACCACTCAGTAAGGCAAAACGTCATGGCAACCCATCACTGTTACCTTATCCCTACGATAGGACTACGATAAATATACGATCCTAGTCTAAGTATGGCCACACTCTCGGGATAAATATCCCGATTCGACAATCACTAAGCCTATAAACATCCGGGCTGATGACCCCATAGACTCCTGATTAGCCTATAAACAACCGGGCTAACCAGACGACTCCGAACCTGCTTAGACAGCCTATACACACAGCTACTAGGATATGAGCGAAGCGGATAAATAAAACGATTCTTTATTACTCAAGCCGGTTAACCGATTAATACGAACGAGGATTATATGTAAGTAACCAAGTCGTTTAATTTCCAGAAGTACACTTACAAGTAATATCActcattatttttattatattatattaagtGTATGAAAGTGAGAAACTTAGATAATAATACTATATTCATTAAACAAACACTGTAACCATAAAAATGATGCTATTTAAGAAGCCTTCGTAGGTAAATTATCCTACTGCAACCCAAGCCATtattaaagggattggaagtactactcatatcaacaaagtgcactttcttttatggtcatccatgcaaaagagctccacagttaagcgtgcttggctgggagtagtcttaggatgggtgacctcctgggaaggtttccgggatgcgcatgagtgaagataaaatgcgctataaaggacccgtgttgatatgtgggccatgtacacagcctggtgagctatcataagtgaccgctcccgacccggtttgggccggggtgttacaagtggtatcagagcaatccTGCGACCatgtggtgatcggaggcagttgttatgcgctcctggaggcagtggttatacgctcattgtgatcacacacctagcgggggaggattctgtgttagcggttatgctcccaggcgcaacgaggacgttgcgttcttcaagtgggggtgactgtaacaccccacggtaattgaagaggtctagtgataggcttaaatgactagtgcttaaagggattggaagtactactcatatcaacaaagtgcactttcttttatggtcatccatgcaaaagagctccacagttaagcgtgcttggctgggagtagtcttaggatgggtgacctcctgggaaggtttccaagatgcgcatgagtgaggacaaaatgcgctataaaggacccttgttgatctgtgggccatgtacacagcctggtgagctatcataagtgaccgctcccgacccggtttgggccggggtgttacacccACATCCAGGGTATGGGGGTAGGAAGCCATGTAGAATAACAGTTGCAAGATATCAGGTCCCTACTCAGCAAGGTTCCAGGGTTACCACGTCCCATGGAGATGGAAACCCCGGAGTGCTATGCGGATCCCCCCTTTGTGGACAGCATTGCCCTTGTCAACATGCCAAAGGGGTTCACCACGCCAACAAtgatgttgtatgatggaacagAGGATCCGCTAGAGCACATCAACCAGTACAAACAGAAAATGATGGTGGTTGCAGCAACAGGGCCTGAAAAGGAGGcatgcatgtgcaagggattcggTTCCACCTTGTCAGGAGCCTCACTCCAATGGTTCGTTAACCTTCCCAACAAGTCCATTTCCAGCTTCGCGGGTTTAGTGAACGTTTTTAATCAACAGCTCGCCAGCAATCGCAAGCCAGAAAAATTATCCAACAATCTATACCGGATCGTCCAGAGGTTCGAGGAGTCCACCAGGGATTATCTCGCCAGATTCAATGtggaaaaaatatatatatcCCTAGGTGCGACCCTACAACATCAGTCAATGCCTTCAGAAGAGGAGTGCATCGCGACTCTGATTTTGTACAAGGATCTCACCAAGCAACCATGTGCCACCTTTGAGGAAGTCAAGCAAATGCCAGAGGCTACTTATCGCCTAGATGAGGATGAGGATAGAAGGGACCTGTACGGAACAGAGTCATCCAGCAGAAAAATCACAACGGAGAAGAAGAACGAATGAGCCAAACCCTACAGCAAGAACACAGTGAACAAAGTCTTAGGAGAAACAGAGAGCACCGAGGCTCAACCTAAGCTCATCGAGTATGGGTTCACCACTGCACTTGCTGGGGTATTGAAGGCAATCAGTGAACTGGGGCAGAGGGCCATGTGGCCCAAGAAGCCTACACCCAGGGAGAACGACAGAAGAGATGCCAGCAAAAGGTGTGAATACCACAGCAATATTGGCCACAATACAGAAGACTGTGTAGTACTACGAAAGGAAGTTAAGCACCTCTACAGTGTTGGATGCTTTGATCACCTTCTCCCCAAAGGAGAAAAATCTGGAAAGGTTAATACTGCTGACCAGGCCCAACCGTCCCCACCTCCACCTTACTCAAAGGTCGTGAGCGTCATCACAGGAGGATCGGAAATATATGGTCTCACTTATTCAGCAGCAAAGCGCCATGCAACCGAGACTAAAGGAGATAAACCAGAGTTCTCCCTCAGGGTCAGCAGACAGGATCTACTAACAATCTCATTCGACGAGGCAGACATACCCGATATGGCAGAACACCACCATGACGCCTTGATCATTACCCTTTCCATAAGGAACTGCCTTGTTAAAAAAatattggtagatacaggaagctctgtGAACCTCATAATGCTGGAAACCTTGAAGAATATGGGGTTCAACGAGAAAGACCTGGTGCAGAAGGCGGTACCCTTGGTAGGCTTTAGCGGAGAAACTAAACTATCCCTTGGAGAAATAATGATTCCTACCTTTGTAGGGGGTATGAACAAACAGGTACGGTACTTGGTCATTGATGGTCCGTCAACTTATAACGTGATACTTGGCAGGCCTTGGATCCATGAAATGAAAGCGGTACCATCAACGTACCATCAGAGCCTGAAGTTCCCTTCACCCTGGGGGGTACAGGAGATACAGGGAGATCAAAATATCGCTCGGGATTGCTACAAGAACGCTCTGAAACCCACTGCAGCTGGTCcaacatagcaattacagaaactGTGCGTCCAGAGGGAGTATATCGCACCTCCCCAGGAGGAACTCGACGAAGTAGTCCTGGACCCACAATTTCCAGCAAGAACAGTGCTGGTGGGAGCTGATTGTGCAGACAACATCCGTGAGCAGATA from Silene latifolia isolate original U9 population chromosome 10, ASM4854445v1, whole genome shotgun sequence encodes:
- the LOC141608044 gene encoding uncharacterized protein LOC141608044 — translated: MWPKKPTPRENDRRDASKRCEYHSNIGHNTEDCVVLRKEVKHLYSVGCFDHLLPKGEKSGKVNTADQAQPSPPPPYSKVVSVITGGSEIYGLTYSAAKRHATETKGDKPEFSLRVSRQDLLTISFDEADIPDMAEHHHDALIITLSIRNCLVKKILVDTGSSVNLIMLETLKNMGFNEKDLVQKAVPLVGFSGETKLSLGEIMIPTFVGGMNKQVRYLVIDGPSTYNVILGRPWIHEMKAVPSTYHQSLKFPSPWGVQEIQGDQNIARDCYKNALKPTAAGPT